A window of Ictidomys tridecemlineatus isolate mIctTri1 chromosome 1, mIctTri1.hap1, whole genome shotgun sequence contains these coding sequences:
- the Tmem72 gene encoding transmembrane protein 72 isoform X4 translates to MLLSVACFLHPVLVWHVTIPGSMLIITGLAYFLLSKRKKTKASPEVLASPEQYTDPSGSAVSTTGSGDTEQTYTFHGALKERPGSLFIHMKSILKGTKKPSALQPPDTLMELPLESADSLTKKKQVHFEDNVVRIIPSLSEGADDEDSEPEETTSDTTPIIPVPQAPLLLSSLMATDLF, encoded by the exons ATGCTGCTCTCCGTGGCCTGCTTTCTTCACCCTGTCCTTGTCTGGCACGTAACCATCCCAG GCTCCATGCTTATCATCACTGGCCTGGCCTACTTTCTACTGAGCAAGCGGAAGAAGACCAAAGCTTCCCCGGAGGTTCTGGCCTCCCCAGAACAGTACACAGACCCCTCTGGCAGTGCTGTGAGCACCACTGGCTCCGGGGACACTGAGCAGACTTACACCTTCCATGGGGCCCTCAAGGAGAGGCCTGGATCCCTCTTCATCCACATGAAGAGTATCCTGAAGGGGACCAagaaacccagtgccctgcagcCCCCAGACACCCTTATGGAGTTGCCTCTGGAGTCAGCTGACTCCCTGACCAAGAAGAAGCAGGTGCACTTTGAGGATAACGTGGTCAGAATCATCCCATCGCTTTCTGAAGGTGCGGATGATGAGGACAGTGAGCCGGAGGAGACTACCTCTGACACAACCCCCATCATCCCTGTCCCCCAAGCCCCGCTCCTTCTGTCTTCACTCATGGCAACCGACCTGttctga
- the Tmem72 gene encoding transmembrane protein 72 isoform X2 yields MKLQVFWTGLEYTCRLLGITTAAVLIGVGTETLFQGQYKSLAFYLLCQPGSLAHRAREKTHWLGCFQKFLAYMLLSVACFLHPVLVWHVTIPGSMLIITGLAYFLLSKRKKTKASPEVLASPEQYTDPSGSAVSTTGSGDTEQTYTFHGALKERPGSLFIHMKSILKGTKKPSALQPPDTLMELPLESADSLTKKKQVHFEDNVVRIIPSLSEGADDEDSEPEETTSDTTPIIPVPQAPLLLSSLMATDLF; encoded by the exons TGCTGATCGGCGTGGGCACCGAGACCTTGTTCCAGGGCCAGTACAAAAGCCTGGCTTTCTATCTGCT GTGCCAGCCAGGGTCCCTGGCCCACAGAGCAAGAGAGAAGACCCACTGGCTGGGATGCTTCCAGAAATTCCTGGCCTATATGCTGCTCTCCGTGGCCTGCTTTCTTCACCCTGTCCTTGTCTGGCACGTAACCATCCCAG GCTCCATGCTTATCATCACTGGCCTGGCCTACTTTCTACTGAGCAAGCGGAAGAAGACCAAAGCTTCCCCGGAGGTTCTGGCCTCCCCAGAACAGTACACAGACCCCTCTGGCAGTGCTGTGAGCACCACTGGCTCCGGGGACACTGAGCAGACTTACACCTTCCATGGGGCCCTCAAGGAGAGGCCTGGATCCCTCTTCATCCACATGAAGAGTATCCTGAAGGGGACCAagaaacccagtgccctgcagcCCCCAGACACCCTTATGGAGTTGCCTCTGGAGTCAGCTGACTCCCTGACCAAGAAGAAGCAGGTGCACTTTGAGGATAACGTGGTCAGAATCATCCCATCGCTTTCTGAAGGTGCGGATGATGAGGACAGTGAGCCGGAGGAGACTACCTCTGACACAACCCCCATCATCCCTGTCCCCCAAGCCCCGCTCCTTCTGTCTTCACTCATGGCAACCGACCTGttctga
- the Tmem72 gene encoding transmembrane protein 72 isoform X1 — MKLQVFWTGLEYTCRLLGITTAAVLIGVGTETLFQGQYKSLAFYLLFIGAAVSVCEGAYFVAQLLAICFKCQPGSLAHRAREKTHWLGCFQKFLAYMLLSVACFLHPVLVWHVTIPGSMLIITGLAYFLLSKRKKTKASPEVLASPEQYTDPSGSAVSTTGSGDTEQTYTFHGALKERPGSLFIHMKSILKGTKKPSALQPPDTLMELPLESADSLTKKKQVHFEDNVVRIIPSLSEGADDEDSEPEETTSDTTPIIPVPQAPLLLSSLMATDLF, encoded by the exons TGCTGATCGGCGTGGGCACCGAGACCTTGTTCCAGGGCCAGTACAAAAGCCTGGCTTTCTATCTGCT GTTTATAGGAGCTGCTGTCTCCGTGTGTGAAGGGGCCTACTTTGTGGCTCAACTGCTGGCCATCTGTTTCAA GTGCCAGCCAGGGTCCCTGGCCCACAGAGCAAGAGAGAAGACCCACTGGCTGGGATGCTTCCAGAAATTCCTGGCCTATATGCTGCTCTCCGTGGCCTGCTTTCTTCACCCTGTCCTTGTCTGGCACGTAACCATCCCAG GCTCCATGCTTATCATCACTGGCCTGGCCTACTTTCTACTGAGCAAGCGGAAGAAGACCAAAGCTTCCCCGGAGGTTCTGGCCTCCCCAGAACAGTACACAGACCCCTCTGGCAGTGCTGTGAGCACCACTGGCTCCGGGGACACTGAGCAGACTTACACCTTCCATGGGGCCCTCAAGGAGAGGCCTGGATCCCTCTTCATCCACATGAAGAGTATCCTGAAGGGGACCAagaaacccagtgccctgcagcCCCCAGACACCCTTATGGAGTTGCCTCTGGAGTCAGCTGACTCCCTGACCAAGAAGAAGCAGGTGCACTTTGAGGATAACGTGGTCAGAATCATCCCATCGCTTTCTGAAGGTGCGGATGATGAGGACAGTGAGCCGGAGGAGACTACCTCTGACACAACCCCCATCATCCCTGTCCCCCAAGCCCCGCTCCTTCTGTCTTCACTCATGGCAACCGACCTGttctga
- the Tmem72 gene encoding transmembrane protein 72 isoform X3: MLPEIPGLYAALRGLLSSPCPCLARNHPRSLPGSMLIITGLAYFLLSKRKKTKASPEVLASPEQYTDPSGSAVSTTGSGDTEQTYTFHGALKERPGSLFIHMKSILKGTKKPSALQPPDTLMELPLESADSLTKKKQVHFEDNVVRIIPSLSEGADDEDSEPEETTSDTTPIIPVPQAPLLLSSLMATDLF; this comes from the exons ATGCTTCCAGAAATTCCTGGCCTATATGCTGCTCTCCGTGGCCTGCTTTCTTCACCCTGTCCTTGTCTGGCACGTAACCATCCCAG ATCTCTTCCAGGCTCCATGCTTATCATCACTGGCCTGGCCTACTTTCTACTGAGCAAGCGGAAGAAGACCAAAGCTTCCCCGGAGGTTCTGGCCTCCCCAGAACAGTACACAGACCCCTCTGGCAGTGCTGTGAGCACCACTGGCTCCGGGGACACTGAGCAGACTTACACCTTCCATGGGGCCCTCAAGGAGAGGCCTGGATCCCTCTTCATCCACATGAAGAGTATCCTGAAGGGGACCAagaaacccagtgccctgcagcCCCCAGACACCCTTATGGAGTTGCCTCTGGAGTCAGCTGACTCCCTGACCAAGAAGAAGCAGGTGCACTTTGAGGATAACGTGGTCAGAATCATCCCATCGCTTTCTGAAGGTGCGGATGATGAGGACAGTGAGCCGGAGGAGACTACCTCTGACACAACCCCCATCATCCCTGTCCCCCAAGCCCCGCTCCTTCTGTCTTCACTCATGGCAACCGACCTGttctga